A window from Streptomyces subrutilus encodes these proteins:
- a CDS encoding PP2C family protein-serine/threonine phosphatase — protein sequence MEMLLPTGARYRLVRALPGIVMLAAATADFLTPRQDRYGALLYVVPGLAAVSWGVWGTLGFGAVAVLALTALEVHRGVPLGTAAVAGAVLVGAISLVAAWTSSVRLDRERELQHVQEVADVAQRALQHPLPEHLGCVDLHLLYETSVAGAHMGGDFYKALHVAGGVRLMIGDVQGKGLGAVECAAVLLGSFRESAYVEPDLPSIARKLETSMRHHALRVGIDDADRFATVLLAEVPDGLPVMRLLSCGHPPPVHQDRAATRCLAFRRPSPPVHLPVPVEEEHVVEEVPFRVGDRVLMYTDGVSETRNASGEFYPLADRMTEWADVADGDLLVLLGEDLHRYSAHGPDDDTAAVLVSRTAVTPSAG from the coding sequence ATGGAGATGCTTCTGCCGACGGGCGCCCGCTACCGCCTCGTGCGGGCGCTCCCCGGCATCGTGATGCTGGCGGCGGCCACCGCCGACTTCCTCACCCCGCGTCAGGACCGTTACGGGGCACTGCTCTACGTGGTCCCGGGGCTCGCCGCCGTGTCGTGGGGCGTATGGGGGACCCTGGGCTTCGGAGCGGTGGCGGTCCTCGCCCTGACGGCGCTGGAGGTCCATCGCGGCGTGCCGCTCGGTACGGCCGCCGTGGCGGGCGCGGTGCTGGTGGGGGCGATCTCCCTGGTGGCCGCGTGGACCAGCAGCGTCCGCCTGGACCGCGAGCGCGAGCTGCAGCACGTACAGGAGGTCGCCGACGTGGCGCAGCGCGCCCTGCAGCACCCCCTGCCGGAACACCTGGGCTGCGTCGACCTGCACCTGCTCTACGAGACGTCGGTGGCCGGCGCCCACATGGGGGGAGACTTCTACAAGGCGCTCCACGTGGCCGGCGGCGTACGCCTGATGATCGGGGACGTGCAGGGCAAGGGGCTGGGGGCGGTCGAGTGCGCGGCCGTGCTCCTGGGCTCGTTCCGGGAGTCCGCGTACGTCGAACCCGACCTGCCCTCCATCGCGCGCAAGTTGGAGACGAGCATGCGGCACCACGCCCTGCGGGTCGGCATCGACGACGCGGACCGGTTCGCCACCGTCCTGCTGGCCGAGGTCCCCGACGGCCTGCCGGTGATGCGGCTGCTGAGCTGCGGTCACCCCCCGCCGGTCCACCAGGACCGGGCCGCCACCCGCTGCCTCGCCTTCCGCCGGCCGTCGCCGCCCGTCCACCTTCCGGTGCCGGTCGAGGAGGAGCACGTGGTGGAGGAGGTCCCCTTCCGCGTGGGCGACCGGGTGCTCATGTACACCGACGGGGTCAGCGAGACGCGCAACGCGAGCGGTGAGTTCTACCCCCTCGCCGACCGCATGACGGAGTGGGCAGACGTCGCGGACGGCGATCTCCTGGTCCTGCTCGGCGAAGACCTGCACCGTTACAGCGCCCACGGCCCGGACGACGACACCGCGGCGGTCCTGGTGTCCCGCACGGCGGTGACGCCGTCCGCCGGGTAG
- a CDS encoding GbsR/MarR family transcriptional regulator, whose translation MPGGRLTQQERRRIAAGLADGLSYAEIGRRLERPTSTISREVTRNGGPGGYRSRSAHEATVRRARRGAAAPSRADDRSPGGVAQETIIDLAVRSGMPRMMARVHVDLLLSEDGRRTAAELVGRLKVSPASVSVAVNALVEHGYVRRERDPQRRRDVYVVDDQAWYHSVAISARQTRESARAAMAAAEVLGPDSPVGERLLRAGTFLERVVDDMRESADRWRTLLM comes from the coding sequence ATGCCAGGAGGACGGTTGACCCAGCAGGAACGACGACGCATCGCGGCCGGACTCGCCGACGGGCTCTCCTACGCCGAGATCGGCCGCCGGCTCGAACGTCCGACGTCGACGATCAGCCGGGAGGTGACGCGCAACGGCGGCCCCGGCGGCTACCGGTCCCGGTCGGCGCACGAGGCGACGGTCCGGCGGGCGCGGCGGGGTGCGGCGGCGCCCTCCCGCGCGGACGACCGGTCGCCGGGCGGCGTGGCGCAGGAGACGATCATCGATCTGGCGGTCAGGTCGGGGATGCCGAGGATGATGGCGCGCGTGCACGTCGACCTGTTGCTGTCCGAGGACGGAAGGCGCACCGCGGCCGAGCTCGTGGGCAGGTTGAAGGTCAGCCCGGCGTCCGTATCCGTGGCCGTGAACGCCCTGGTCGAGCACGGATACGTCCGGCGCGAGCGCGATCCGCAGCGACGGCGCGACGTCTACGTCGTCGACGACCAGGCCTGGTACCACTCGGTCGCGATCAGCGCGCGGCAGACGCGCGAATCGGCGCGGGCCGCGATGGCGGCGGCCGAGGTGCTCGGCCCCGACTCGCCGGTGGGGGAGCGGCTCCTGCGGGCGGGTACGTTCCTGGAGCGGGTCGTCGACGACATGAGGGAATCGGCCGACCGCTGGCGCACCCTGCTGATGTGA
- a CDS encoding cytochrome P450: MSESVHTVTTWPAKRGGGCPFDPPVELIDARRHGPISSYTHPGGKPGWVITGYEMVRSVLADPRFSSRKDLLNVVDFELPPAPPGEFLLMDEPEHSRYRRPLVGKFTVRRMRMLTERIEQITAGCLDAMEEAGPPTDLVTAFAKPIPTIVICEILGVPYEDRASFQEQIDAFMGGEVSDEELIAAYTATQEYLAQLVAAKRARPTDDVLSELTDSDLTDEELKGISLILLAAGFDTTANMLSLGTFALLRNPEQLAALRGDPALTDGAVEELLRYLSVAKTFHRTALEDVELGGRIVTAGTTVLLSYHTANRDPDRFADPHALDLRRQAAGHLAFSHGIHQCLGQQLARVEMRVAFRALVDRFPTLRLAVPAEEVELRPETADIFGVKRLPVTWDER, from the coding sequence ATGAGCGAGTCCGTACACACCGTCACGACGTGGCCGGCGAAGCGCGGGGGCGGCTGCCCCTTCGACCCGCCGGTCGAACTGATCGACGCCCGTCGGCACGGGCCCATCAGCAGCTACACCCACCCCGGCGGAAAGCCGGGGTGGGTGATCACCGGATACGAGATGGTGCGGTCCGTCCTCGCGGATCCCCGGTTCAGCTCGCGCAAGGACCTCTTGAACGTCGTCGACTTCGAGCTTCCCCCGGCGCCGCCCGGCGAGTTCCTCCTCATGGACGAGCCGGAGCACAGCCGCTACCGGAGGCCCCTGGTGGGCAAGTTCACCGTGCGGCGGATGCGGATGCTCACCGAGCGGATCGAGCAGATCACCGCCGGCTGTCTGGACGCCATGGAAGAGGCCGGTCCGCCGACGGACCTGGTGACCGCGTTCGCCAAGCCCATCCCCACCATCGTGATCTGCGAGATCCTGGGCGTGCCGTACGAGGACCGGGCGTCCTTCCAGGAGCAGATCGACGCGTTCATGGGCGGGGAGGTCAGTGACGAGGAGCTGATCGCGGCCTACACCGCGACCCAGGAATACCTCGCACAGCTGGTGGCCGCGAAGCGCGCCAGGCCCACCGACGACGTCCTGAGCGAACTCACCGACAGCGATCTGACGGACGAGGAGCTGAAGGGGATCAGCCTGATCCTCCTGGCGGCCGGATTCGACACCACCGCGAACATGCTGTCCCTCGGCACCTTCGCGCTGTTGCGCAATCCGGAGCAGCTCGCGGCGCTGCGCGGCGATCCCGCACTCACCGACGGGGCCGTGGAAGAGCTGCTGCGGTACCTGAGCGTCGCCAAGACGTTCCACCGGACGGCGCTGGAAGACGTCGAGCTGGGTGGCCGGATCGTCACGGCGGGTACGACCGTCCTCCTCTCGTACCACACCGCCAACCGCGACCCCGACCGGTTCGCCGACCCGCACGCGCTCGACCTCCGCAGGCAGGCCGCCGGACACCTGGCCTTCAGCCACGGCATCCACCAGTGCCTGGGACAGCAGCTGGCCCGGGTCGAGATGCGGGTCGCGTTCCGCGCACTGGTCGACCGCTTCCCCACCCTGCGCCTGGCCGTGCCGGCCGAGGAGGTCGAACTGCGCCCGGAGACCGCGGACATCTTCGGCGTGAAGCGCCTCCCGGTCACCTGGGACGAGAGGTGA
- a CDS encoding STAS domain-containing protein, with translation MRVIVCVGEFDQDTLGPLREAGAAAVADPSIRRTVLDVSRAAFADSAMLNQMLRLLRHGRLVLAGPLPGSLARTWEVTEADRLFPTADGVDAARAL, from the coding sequence GTGCGGGTGATCGTGTGCGTCGGGGAGTTCGACCAGGACACCCTGGGCCCCCTGCGCGAGGCCGGGGCCGCGGCAGTCGCAGACCCGTCCATCCGGCGGACCGTCCTCGACGTCAGCCGCGCCGCCTTCGCGGACTCCGCCATGCTCAACCAGATGCTCCGCCTGCTGCGCCACGGCCGCCTGGTCCTGGCCGGCCCGCTGCCCGGCAGCCTCGCCCGCACCTGGGAAGTGACCGAGGCGGACCGGCTGTTCCCGACGGCCGACGGCGTCGACGCCGCCCGCGCCCTGTGA
- a CDS encoding ferredoxin: MSTAYVRADRGRCIGAGMCVMTAPDVFDQDPDDGLVVLLHAEPHPTRRAAARMAAGVCPSRAIAVHEPDHDGRTVT; this comes from the coding sequence GTGAGCACGGCGTACGTGAGAGCCGACCGCGGGCGCTGCATAGGCGCCGGCATGTGCGTCATGACCGCTCCCGACGTCTTCGACCAGGATCCCGACGACGGCCTGGTGGTCCTGCTGCACGCCGAACCGCACCCCACCCGGCGTGCGGCCGCGCGGATGGCCGCCGGTGTCTGCCCCTCCCGGGCTATCGCCGTCCACGAGCCGGACCACGACGGCCGAACGGTCACGTAG